One genomic region from Lycorma delicatula isolate Av1 chromosome 9, ASM4794821v1, whole genome shotgun sequence encodes:
- the LOC142330193 gene encoding uncharacterized protein LOC142330193 isoform X2 — MFGNPQRYKASLQRFENRHATAGCLLAVLFLVPFLARNYNILMISTAVLLYVTLVVPLAVGYITTGDLFSLAKRFVVGVLAIFGEGGWLRIRVWRFWLLIQWFHHVYLHLENIHTTTNQVFFNLIVEKVLCPDQRFACLYVLLFYTVLAYLQQSLQKRQWSQVLNETSTADFIRLTTAFVVARMGKAVVMGLVLLTFSLQFNDLEPTISYVIITAIYFMLSQYPGIPGEETYAVNTVRQLDIPELEGLEEWWLPLFTRITTIIFSLIFILIAAVQRGHWFFAILISYVNVAVPFMKLVEDCWKPLKTHRLETSVYPIVTSAQLQKRGDQCCPICLDNMRPLSARITPCSHIFHAHCLRKCIKQFKQCPLCKHNLL; from the exons gATGTCTTCTGGCAGTTTTATTCCTTGTGCCATTCTTGGCACGAAACTACAACATATTAATGATTAGCACTGCAGTTCTTTTATACGTGACACTGGTCGTCCCACTAGCTGTTGGTTATATAACAACTGGAGACCTCTTCTCACTAGCCAAGAG atttgttgtcGGTGTACTGGCAATATTTGGTGAAGGCGGTTGGTTAAGAATACGGGTATGGAGATTTTGGTTACTAATACAATGGTTTCATCATGTTTACTTACACCTTGAAAATATTCATACCACTACAAATCAG gtgttttttaatttgattgtgGAGAAAGTTTTATGTCCAGATCAAAGGTTTGCTTGTCTCTATGTCCTTCTCTTTTATACTGTTTTGGCGTATCTGCAACAGTCATtgcaa aaaagacAATGGAGTCAGGTTTTAAATGAAACATCAACTGCTGATTTTATTAGATTAACCACAGCATTTGTTGTTGCCAGAATGGGCAAAGCAGTAGTTATGGGATTagtattattaacattttctttacagTTCAATGATTTAGAACCAACTATAAGTTATGTGATTATTACAGcaatttattttatgctttctCAGTATCCAG GAATTCCAGGTGAGGAAACGTATGCTGTTAATACAGTAAGACAACTAGATATACCTGAATTAGAAGGTTTAGAAGAATGGTGGTTACCACTTTTTACaagaataacaacaataattttttctctaatatttatacttattgCAGCAGTGCAAAGGGGTCATTggttttttgctattttaattag CTATGTTAATGTAGCAGTTCCTTTCATGAAACTAGTAGAAGATTGTTGGAAACCACTTAAAACCCATCGCCTTGAAACATCAGTGTATCCTATTGTTACATCAGCACAGTTACAAAAGAGAGGAGATCAGTGTTGTCCAATTTGTTTGGATAATATGAGACCACTATCAGCACGTATTACACCATGCTCTCACATATTTCATGCACACTGTCTTCGTAAATGTATAAAACAGTTTAAACAATGTCCTTTATGTAAGCATAATCTGTTATAG
- the LOC142330193 gene encoding uncharacterized protein LOC142330193 isoform X1 codes for MNFSSSKGLQMFGNPQRYKASLQRFENRHATAGCLLAVLFLVPFLARNYNILMISTAVLLYVTLVVPLAVGYITTGDLFSLAKRFVVGVLAIFGEGGWLRIRVWRFWLLIQWFHHVYLHLENIHTTTNQVFFNLIVEKVLCPDQRFACLYVLLFYTVLAYLQQSLQKRQWSQVLNETSTADFIRLTTAFVVARMGKAVVMGLVLLTFSLQFNDLEPTISYVIITAIYFMLSQYPGIPGEETYAVNTVRQLDIPELEGLEEWWLPLFTRITTIIFSLIFILIAAVQRGHWFFAILISYVNVAVPFMKLVEDCWKPLKTHRLETSVYPIVTSAQLQKRGDQCCPICLDNMRPLSARITPCSHIFHAHCLRKCIKQFKQCPLCKHNLL; via the exons gATGTCTTCTGGCAGTTTTATTCCTTGTGCCATTCTTGGCACGAAACTACAACATATTAATGATTAGCACTGCAGTTCTTTTATACGTGACACTGGTCGTCCCACTAGCTGTTGGTTATATAACAACTGGAGACCTCTTCTCACTAGCCAAGAG atttgttgtcGGTGTACTGGCAATATTTGGTGAAGGCGGTTGGTTAAGAATACGGGTATGGAGATTTTGGTTACTAATACAATGGTTTCATCATGTTTACTTACACCTTGAAAATATTCATACCACTACAAATCAG gtgttttttaatttgattgtgGAGAAAGTTTTATGTCCAGATCAAAGGTTTGCTTGTCTCTATGTCCTTCTCTTTTATACTGTTTTGGCGTATCTGCAACAGTCATtgcaa aaaagacAATGGAGTCAGGTTTTAAATGAAACATCAACTGCTGATTTTATTAGATTAACCACAGCATTTGTTGTTGCCAGAATGGGCAAAGCAGTAGTTATGGGATTagtattattaacattttctttacagTTCAATGATTTAGAACCAACTATAAGTTATGTGATTATTACAGcaatttattttatgctttctCAGTATCCAG GAATTCCAGGTGAGGAAACGTATGCTGTTAATACAGTAAGACAACTAGATATACCTGAATTAGAAGGTTTAGAAGAATGGTGGTTACCACTTTTTACaagaataacaacaataattttttctctaatatttatacttattgCAGCAGTGCAAAGGGGTCATTggttttttgctattttaattag CTATGTTAATGTAGCAGTTCCTTTCATGAAACTAGTAGAAGATTGTTGGAAACCACTTAAAACCCATCGCCTTGAAACATCAGTGTATCCTATTGTTACATCAGCACAGTTACAAAAGAGAGGAGATCAGTGTTGTCCAATTTGTTTGGATAATATGAGACCACTATCAGCACGTATTACACCATGCTCTCACATATTTCATGCACACTGTCTTCGTAAATGTATAAAACAGTTTAAACAATGTCCTTTATGTAAGCATAATCTGTTATAG
- the LOC142330193 gene encoding uncharacterized protein LOC142330193 isoform X3: MISTAVLLYVTLVVPLAVGYITTGDLFSLAKRFVVGVLAIFGEGGWLRIRVWRFWLLIQWFHHVYLHLENIHTTTNQVFFNLIVEKVLCPDQRFACLYVLLFYTVLAYLQQSLQKRQWSQVLNETSTADFIRLTTAFVVARMGKAVVMGLVLLTFSLQFNDLEPTISYVIITAIYFMLSQYPGIPGEETYAVNTVRQLDIPELEGLEEWWLPLFTRITTIIFSLIFILIAAVQRGHWFFAILISYVNVAVPFMKLVEDCWKPLKTHRLETSVYPIVTSAQLQKRGDQCCPICLDNMRPLSARITPCSHIFHAHCLRKCIKQFKQCPLCKHNLL; this comes from the exons ATGATTAGCACTGCAGTTCTTTTATACGTGACACTGGTCGTCCCACTAGCTGTTGGTTATATAACAACTGGAGACCTCTTCTCACTAGCCAAGAG atttgttgtcGGTGTACTGGCAATATTTGGTGAAGGCGGTTGGTTAAGAATACGGGTATGGAGATTTTGGTTACTAATACAATGGTTTCATCATGTTTACTTACACCTTGAAAATATTCATACCACTACAAATCAG gtgttttttaatttgattgtgGAGAAAGTTTTATGTCCAGATCAAAGGTTTGCTTGTCTCTATGTCCTTCTCTTTTATACTGTTTTGGCGTATCTGCAACAGTCATtgcaa aaaagacAATGGAGTCAGGTTTTAAATGAAACATCAACTGCTGATTTTATTAGATTAACCACAGCATTTGTTGTTGCCAGAATGGGCAAAGCAGTAGTTATGGGATTagtattattaacattttctttacagTTCAATGATTTAGAACCAACTATAAGTTATGTGATTATTACAGcaatttattttatgctttctCAGTATCCAG GAATTCCAGGTGAGGAAACGTATGCTGTTAATACAGTAAGACAACTAGATATACCTGAATTAGAAGGTTTAGAAGAATGGTGGTTACCACTTTTTACaagaataacaacaataattttttctctaatatttatacttattgCAGCAGTGCAAAGGGGTCATTggttttttgctattttaattag CTATGTTAATGTAGCAGTTCCTTTCATGAAACTAGTAGAAGATTGTTGGAAACCACTTAAAACCCATCGCCTTGAAACATCAGTGTATCCTATTGTTACATCAGCACAGTTACAAAAGAGAGGAGATCAGTGTTGTCCAATTTGTTTGGATAATATGAGACCACTATCAGCACGTATTACACCATGCTCTCACATATTTCATGCACACTGTCTTCGTAAATGTATAAAACAGTTTAAACAATGTCCTTTATGTAAGCATAATCTGTTATAG